In one Lycium barbarum isolate Lr01 chromosome 7, ASM1917538v2, whole genome shotgun sequence genomic region, the following are encoded:
- the LOC132602899 gene encoding probable LRR receptor-like serine/threonine-protein kinase At4g30520, which yields MASIFLFLLCLLLFSTTLSLSYEARNHEVEALIDIRRSLNDPNGALNNWDEDSVDPCSWAMITCSEQNLVTTLGAPSQGLSGVLSGMISNLTNLKQVLLQNNNISGHIPKELGKLPNLQTLDLSNNQFSGHVPESLGMLNSLQYLRLNNNSLSGAIPISLARVPQLAFLDLSFNNLTGPIPKFPARTFNVVGNPLICGNHSTESCFGSVNPMPLSFDIDSTGKRSSKRLAIAMGLSISFISIFLVGFGFIFWKRNQNRKQSILNINDMQEEDLVRLGNLRSFTFKELQRATNNFSSKNILGAGGFGNVYRGKLGDGLFVAVKRLKDISGTAGESQFRTELELISLAVHRNLLRLIGYCATPNERLLVYPYMSNGSVASRLRGKPALDWNTRKRIAIGAARGLLYLHEQCDPKIIHRDVKAANVLLDDYCEAVVGDFGLAKLLDHADSHVTTAVRGTVGHIAPEYLSTGQSSEKTDVFGFGILLLELITGMRAFELGKTVNQKGAVLEWVKKMQQEKNVEALIDRELGSNYDTIDVGEMLQVAILCTQYLPAHRPKMSEVVRMLEGDGLAEKWAASHNYYDGSATNFSLNQNSNTTQTRHSMVPPGYDDNDHDHLTMFGMMDDDYDTHAMELSGPR from the exons ATGGCTTCCATTTTCTTGTTTCTTCTCTGTTTGCTACTGTTTTCTACTACACTTTCTTTGTCATATGAAGCTAGAAATCATGAag TGGAAGCTTTGATTGATATAAGGAGAAGTTTAAATGATCCAAATGGAGCTTTAAATAATTGGGATGAAGATTCTGTTGATCCTTGTAGTTGGGCTATGATCACTTGTTCTGAACAAAATCTTGTTACTACACT AGGAGCTCCAAGTCAAGGTTTATCTGGGGTTTTATCTGGGATGATATCAAACCTAACAAACCTTAAACAAGT TTTATTGCAAAACAACAATATTTCTGGGCATATTCCAAAGGAATTAGGGAAACTTCCCAATCTACAAACATTGGATCTGTCTAATAACCAATTTTCTGGTCATGTGCCTGAATCTTTGGGCATGTTAAACAGTCTTCAATATCT AAGGTTGAACAACAACAGCTTGTCTGGTGCTATTCCTATTTCTTTAGCAAGGGTCCCTCAGCTTGCATTCTT GGACTTGTCCTTCAATAATTTGACCGGACCTATTCCTAAATTTCCTGCCAGAACTTTCAA TGTCGTGGGTAACCCTCTGATTTGTGGAAATCACTCGACCGAGTCTTGCTTTGGATCAGTGAACCCGATGCCCTTGTCGTTCGATATTGATTCCACTG GTAAACGCAGCTCGAAAAGACTAGCAATTGCAATGGGACTTAGTATCAGCTTTATCTCTATTTTCCTCGTAGGCTTTGGATTCATCTTTTGGAAAAGGAACCAGAACAGGAAACAGTCTATTCTAAACATTAATG ATATGCAAGAAGAGGATCTTGTTAGACTAGGAAATCTCAGAAGCTTCACATTTAAAGAGCTTCAACGTGCAACAAACAATTTCAGCTCCAAGAACATTCTTGGTGCTGGCGGATTTGGCAATGTTTACCGGGGAAAGTTGGGGGATGGCTTGTTTGTAGCGGTGAAGCGACTGAAAGATATTAGTGGAACGGCTGGAGAATCACAGTTCCGGACAGAATTGGAGCTAATTAGCTTGGCGGTACATAGAAATTTGCTCAGATTAATCGGTTACTGTGCTACCCCGAACGAGAGACTCCTAGTATATCCGTACATGTCTAATGGTAGTGTGGCATCAAGACTTAGAG GAAAACCGGCACTGGATTGGAATACTAGGAAGAGGATTGCAATCGGAGCTGCTAGAGGTCTTCTTTATCTCCACGAACAATGTGATCCGAAGATAATCCACAGAGATGTGAAGGCAGCAAACGTCTTATTAGATGACTACTGTGAAGCTGTTGTCGGGGATTTTGGCCTTGCAAAGCTCCTCGATCACGCTGACTCTCATGTTACCACAGCTGTTCGTGGAACGGTCGGCCACATTGCTCCCGAGTACCTTTCCACTGGTCAATCGTCTGAGAAAACGGATGTGTTTGGATTTGGTATCCTTTTGTTAGAGCTTATAACTGGGATGAGAGCATTTGAATTGGGAAAAACAGTAAACCAGAAAGGAGCAGTACTTGAATGG GTTAAGAAAATGCAGCAGGAGAAGAACGTCGAAGCTCTCATTGACAGAGAGCTCGGGAGCAACTACGACACGATTGATGTAGGAGAGATGCTACAAGTGGCTATACTCTGTACTCAATACCTACCGGCCCACCGGCCCAAAATGTCGGAGGTGGTCCGTATGCTTGAAGGCGACGGGCTTGCTGAAAAATGGGCTGCCTCTCATAACTACTATGATGGATCAGCCACAAACTTTTCTCTTAACCAAAACAGTAACACAACTCAGACTAGACACTCTATGGTCCCTCCTGGATATGATGACAATGATCATGATCATTTGACCATGTTTGGGATGATGGATGATGACTATGACACACATGCCATGGAGCTTTCAGGTCCAAGATAA